Genomic window (Ruminococcus flavefaciens AE3010):
CTTGACCCTAAGATGAAGGACATTATAGATCTGAATTACGGCGATGCATTAGGCTGCAAGAATATACATGAGAACGGGAATTTCGTAACCGTTGAAACAAAGGCATATTTTGACGTGCTTTATGCAAGCGGAGACAAGGTATACTTCAAAAAACAGATCTTCAGCGCGTCATTTAAGCGCCGCACTGATATCCCTGTGAATTTCAACTTTTCAATGACCAAGATCTCATGCCCGTCCTGCGGCGCAAGCTTTGATGCGACCAAAAACAGGAACTGTCCGTACTGCGGAAGCAAGTATGAGATAACCACTGATGACTGGGCTTTAGTGGAGCTGAAATACATTTAAGGAGAAAGAAATGCTGAAGATCACGGACGACCTGATGAAACAATGTCTCGATGGATTTGAACTTGAATATGAACTTCCCGTGCTCTGTACAGTTTCTGTCATTGACAGCTTTTTTTCAACAGGCAGGGACTATCATTCTGCATTTGCAGCAATTTCAAAATATCGCACACTTTTGCTGGTTCCCCTTAAAATGTCAGTTTATCTTGACGGTACAGTCTATCTCTTGGAATATCCATTGCTGCGTTTTGAATATTGCAAGGTCACAAAAACGATTTTCGGCAATTATTCAATAAAAGCAAAAATTACAGACAGCGAACAAAAAAGTATATTTATGAAATTAAACCTGTCAAGGAAGATACTCGGAGCAGATCTTACCATGCAGAGCTCAAACATTGATGAATTTGCGGAAATACTCAATACATGGGGCAACAGCGGCTTCTTCAAACATAAAAAGTGATCTGCCTCAGCAGCTCATAACTCTCAATTCTCAACTTGCGGGACGCCGTGGGCGACGTTCCCTGCAATTCGGGCGGATAATATCAGCCCATACAGACAGAAAGGCAAACTATGTCAAACATAATCGAAATAAACAACAGCAATACAGAAGTGCTGCAGATATTCGCGCTGCTGTCCGAGCCGCAGCTGCTCCACTACTTTGAGCCTGAGCTTGGACTGTTCATTGCGGAAAGTCCCAAGGTCATCGAGCGTGCTCTCAATGCAGGCTACGAGCCTTACGCTCTGCTCATGGAGCACAAGGACGTTGACGGACAGATGAATGACATCATTCCACGCTGCGGAGATGTTCCCGTGTACACCGCAGACTATGACGAGATAACCGCGGTCACGGGCTTCAAGCTTATCCGCGGAGCGCTCTGCGCTTTCAGACGCAGACAGCCTGCCGACATAACTGAGCTGTGCAGAAACGCACGGCGAGTGGCAGTCCTTGAAAACGTGGTCAATCCCACAAACATCGGAGCTATCTTCCGTTCCGCAGCAGCTCTCAATATGGACGCTGTGCTTCTCACGCCCGCATGCAGCGATCCGCTGTACAGGCGCTCATCACGGGTCAGCATGGGGACGGTGTTTCAGATACCGTGGGCTTACCTTTCAAGCAATAACGACTACCCGCAGCAGCTCCGTGATATGGGGTTCATCACGGCTGCTATGGCTCTCAGCGATAACTCGGTGAGCATCGAAGCTCCCGAGCTGAAAACAATTGACAAGCTGGCAATAGTCCTCGGTACTGAGGGCGAGGGACTTGCCGACAAGACCATTGCGGACTGCGACTACACAGTGAAGATACCAATGTCACATGACGTGGATTCGCTGAATGTTGCAGCCGCAAGCGCAGTTGCATTCTGGCAGCTGGGCAGACCTTAACAGTAACAGTTATATAA
Coding sequences:
- a CDS encoding TrmH family RNA methyltransferase, with the protein product MSNIIEINNSNTEVLQIFALLSEPQLLHYFEPELGLFIAESPKVIERALNAGYEPYALLMEHKDVDGQMNDIIPRCGDVPVYTADYDEITAVTGFKLIRGALCAFRRRQPADITELCRNARRVAVLENVVNPTNIGAIFRSAAALNMDAVLLTPACSDPLYRRSSRVSMGTVFQIPWAYLSSNNDYPQQLRDMGFITAAMALSDNSVSIEAPELKTIDKLAIVLGTEGEGLADKTIADCDYTVKIPMSHDVDSLNVAAASAVAFWQLGRP